A part of Thermotoga petrophila RKU-1 genomic DNA contains:
- the xylA gene encoding xylose isomerase, with product MMEFFPEIPKIQFEGKESTNPLAFKFYDPNEVIDGKPLKDHLKFSVAFWHTFVNEGRDPFGDPTAERPWNRFSDPMDKAFARVDALFEFCEKLNIEYFCFHDRDIAPEGKTLRETNKILDKVVERIKERMKDSNVKLLWGTANLFSHPRYMHGAATTCSADVFAYAAAQVKKALEITKELGGEGYVFWGGREGYETLLNTDLGLELENLARFLRMAVEYAKKIGFTGQFLIEPKPKEPTKHQYDFDVATAYAFLKNHGLDEYFKFNIEANHATLAGHTFQHELRMARILGKLGSIDANQGDLLLGWDTDQFPTNIYDTTLAMYEVIKAGGFTKGGLNFDAKVRRASYKVEDLFIGHIVGMDTFALGFKIAYKLVKDEVLDRFIEEKYRSFKEGIGKEIVEGKADFEKLEEYIIDKEDIELPSGKQEYLESLLNSYIVKTIAELR from the coding sequence ATGATGGAATTTTTCCCAGAAATCCCAAAGATTCAGTTTGAAGGCAAGGAAAGCACGAATCCGCTGGCGTTCAAGTTCTACGATCCGAACGAGGTGATCGATGGAAAGCCTCTCAAGGATCACCTGAAGTTTTCCGTCGCCTTCTGGCACACCTTCGTGAACGAGGGAAGAGATCCGTTTGGAGATCCAACCGCTGAACGCCCATGGAACAGGTTCTCCGATCCCATGGACAAAGCTTTTGCGAGGGTGGACGCTCTCTTCGAGTTCTGCGAAAAGCTCAACATCGAGTACTTCTGTTTCCACGACAGAGACATCGCTCCCGAAGGAAAAACGCTCAGAGAGACAAACAAGATACTGGACAAAGTGGTGGAAAGAATAAAGGAAAGAATGAAGGACAGCAACGTGAAACTCCTCTGGGGAACGGCGAATCTGTTCTCCCATCCGAGGTACATGCACGGCGCCGCGACGACCTGCAGTGCGGATGTCTTTGCCTACGCGGCAGCCCAGGTGAAGAAAGCCCTCGAGATCACAAAAGAACTAGGAGGAGAAGGCTACGTCTTCTGGGGTGGAAGAGAAGGCTATGAAACTCTTCTCAACACAGATCTCGGGCTGGAACTCGAAAATCTCGCGAGATTTCTCAGAATGGCAGTAGAGTACGCAAAGAAGATCGGCTTCACCGGACAGTTCCTCATAGAACCCAAGCCGAAAGAACCCACCAAGCACCAGTACGATTTCGATGTGGCAACGGCCTACGCTTTCCTGAAGAACCACGGCCTTGATGAGTACTTCAAGTTCAACATCGAAGCGAACCACGCGACGCTTGCCGGCCACACCTTCCAGCACGAACTGAGGATGGCAAGGATCCTCGGAAAACTCGGAAGCATCGACGCCAACCAGGGAGATCTCCTGCTCGGCTGGGACACCGACCAGTTCCCAACGAACATCTACGACACAACACTTGCCATGTACGAAGTGATAAAAGCAGGAGGATTCACAAAAGGTGGCCTCAACTTCGACGCGAAGGTGAGGAGGGCTTCCTACAAGGTGGAGGATCTCTTCATCGGTCACATCGTGGGAATGGACACCTTCGCTCTCGGCTTCAAGATAGCGTACAAGCTCGTAAAGGATGAAGTACTCGACAGATTCATCGAAGAAAAGTACAGGAGCTTCAAAGAAGGTATCGGAAAAGAGATAGTAGAAGGAAAAGCCGACTTCGAAAAACTCGAAGAGTATATAATAGACAAAGAGGATATCGAGCTTCCATCCGGAAAGCAGGAGTACCTCGAAAGCCTGCTCAACAGTTACATAGTGAAGACAATAGCGGAACTGAGGTGA
- a CDS encoding flagellar hook-length control protein FliK — protein MDVWKVLGRYSNVLVLSRKNSILILEINGKAPKPGESVRVWNNKVMTGKELKAKLLARFDEELSLKVLKVPGLLEFLHDISRGFDKKYVHFVKLFMKYLVPSRFLKMNDEEKKIIMKSLPEVFESGPSSVRITFSVKSFFEYVQKNFPINRNINEEALRRTFTLKRPIFSTEEYDVYQVNEPLSKGFVGKNYMALPLSGKYLIVVFRRRNFPFVVFKLKEEPDLTFFEDFVNDKVAVEKRENGWVLIWKDREMMEFELLDKELLPRPEKLVDDDLLDAVFLLNSLLEENVRFASMPSFGIQEMWWEKDNNRVILVVNSVRFGRVVADVILEGRSLSVKFYAEKNSEELSAHSEELQKEFERLGLIAHVFFLRKDPMNWEGFNAYG, from the coding sequence ATGGACGTCTGGAAAGTCCTGGGAAGATACAGCAACGTACTCGTTCTCTCGAGGAAAAACAGCATCCTCATCCTCGAGATAAACGGTAAGGCACCGAAGCCGGGAGAGAGTGTGAGAGTCTGGAACAACAAGGTTATGACCGGAAAGGAGCTCAAAGCGAAGCTCCTGGCGCGCTTCGATGAAGAACTCTCCCTCAAGGTTCTCAAAGTGCCGGGTCTTCTGGAGTTCTTGCACGACATTTCCCGCGGGTTTGATAAGAAGTACGTTCACTTCGTGAAGTTGTTCATGAAGTACCTCGTTCCATCTCGATTCCTCAAGATGAACGATGAAGAAAAGAAGATCATAATGAAATCTCTTCCTGAGGTTTTCGAGTCAGGACCTTCCAGCGTTCGAATCACGTTTTCCGTCAAGAGCTTCTTTGAGTACGTTCAAAAGAACTTTCCAATCAATCGGAATATAAATGAAGAGGCTCTCAGAAGAACATTCACTTTGAAAAGACCCATCTTTTCCACCGAAGAGTACGATGTCTATCAGGTGAATGAACCGCTCTCTAAGGGATTCGTGGGGAAGAACTACATGGCACTGCCTCTCTCTGGAAAGTACCTGATTGTTGTTTTCAGAAGGAGAAACTTTCCGTTTGTCGTATTCAAACTCAAAGAGGAGCCGGATCTGACCTTCTTTGAAGATTTTGTGAACGACAAAGTAGCGGTTGAGAAAAGAGAAAACGGCTGGGTCCTCATCTGGAAAGACAGAGAAATGATGGAGTTTGAACTTTTAGACAAAGAACTCCTCCCAAGACCTGAAAAACTGGTGGACGATGACCTCTTAGATGCCGTCTTTCTTTTGAACAGCCTTCTGGAAGAAAACGTCAGGTTCGCTTCAATGCCTTCTTTCGGCATTCAGGAAATGTGGTGGGAGAAAGACAACAATAGAGTGATCCTTGTTGTTAACTCTGTGCGGTTCGGCAGGGTCGTTGCCGACGTGATTTTGGAAGGCAGATCCCTTTCGGTGAAATTCTACGCTGAAAAGAATTCGGAGGAATTGTCTGCTCACAGCGAAGAGCTTCAGAAGGAATTCGAAAGATTGGGATTGATCGCGCACGTCTTCTTTTTGAGAAAGGATCCCATGAACTGGGAGGGATTCAATGCATACGGATGA
- a CDS encoding YdcF family protein, with protein MFLQKIIGAFLVTPGLFILLLIVGSFFFKKARWFLLALAVTAYLFSSYVGEFLFLWSLEKNLDVPATLPNDAVIVVLGGGVERNTKAGDNLSDATLRRLLTGVQIYQKTKMPILVTGGSLTGLRPEAMIMKDYLVSLGVPEEKITVEDRSRNTYENAFFTREKIGDVPIILVTDSIHMRRAVSTFKSFFQSVTPYPAGFYFGDPEFVDFLPNATSFYLNSRAIYEWIGLVWYNFRWR; from the coding sequence ATGTTCCTTCAAAAAATCATCGGAGCATTTCTGGTAACACCCGGTCTTTTCATACTCCTGTTGATCGTGGGGAGTTTCTTTTTCAAAAAAGCAAGATGGTTCCTCTTGGCTTTGGCAGTGACCGCGTATCTTTTCAGCAGTTACGTGGGGGAGTTTCTCTTTCTCTGGTCTCTCGAGAAAAACCTCGATGTTCCTGCAACGCTTCCAAACGATGCTGTGATCGTTGTTCTCGGTGGTGGTGTGGAAAGAAACACGAAAGCGGGTGACAACCTCAGCGATGCCACTCTGAGAAGGCTTCTGACAGGTGTACAGATCTACCAGAAGACAAAAATGCCTATACTCGTAACCGGTGGTAGCCTAACCGGGCTGAGGCCGGAAGCGATGATAATGAAAGACTACCTTGTTTCGCTGGGTGTTCCCGAGGAGAAGATCACCGTTGAAGACAGATCGAGAAACACGTACGAAAACGCCTTTTTCACGAGGGAAAAAATAGGAGATGTGCCCATCATTCTGGTAACCGATTCGATTCACATGAGAAGGGCTGTTTCCACTTTCAAAAGTTTTTTCCAGAGTGTAACACCGTACCCCGCTGGATTCTACTTTGGAGATCCGGAGTTCGTAGATTTCCTTCCGAATGCCACCTCTTTCTATCTGAATTCACGGGCCATCTACGAGTGGATCGGTCTTGTCTGGTACAATTTCAGGTGGAGGTGA
- a CDS encoding M20 family metallo-hydrolase: MEITKRIEELGEEMVESLKKFISINSVNPAFGGPGEKEKADWLEELLRGFGFEVDRYDVKDDKGMWRSNVVAKIPGKNREKTLWIVTHIDTVPPGDLSLWETDPFVPVVKDGKVYGRGAEDNGGSMIASIYAGKVLIDLGIVPEYNFGLALVADEEAGSRYGIQYLIEKGLFRSEDMFLVPDAGNEKGNFIEIAEKSILWFKVTVNGKQGHASRPRTTENALRKGAQLITEIDETLHRKYPDRDELFDEPLSTFEPTRTEKTVDNVNTVPGRFVFYFDCRVLPRYDLDEILSTVESILDGRGAELEVVVKQPAPEPTPPDSELVAKLSSALGSLRGLEAKVGGIGGGTCAAFFRKKGWPAVVWSTIDGTAHQPNEYRRISHMVEDAKVFALLGIER; encoded by the coding sequence ATGGAGATCACAAAAAGAATAGAAGAACTCGGAGAAGAAATGGTGGAGTCCCTGAAAAAATTCATCTCCATCAATTCGGTGAATCCCGCCTTTGGAGGCCCAGGAGAGAAAGAAAAGGCCGACTGGCTCGAAGAACTCCTCAGGGGTTTCGGTTTCGAAGTCGATCGCTACGACGTGAAAGACGATAAAGGTATGTGGCGATCGAACGTTGTGGCAAAGATTCCAGGGAAAAACAGAGAGAAAACGCTCTGGATCGTAACTCACATCGACACCGTACCACCGGGGGATCTTTCTTTGTGGGAAACGGATCCCTTCGTGCCTGTTGTGAAAGATGGAAAGGTGTACGGCAGAGGTGCCGAGGACAACGGGGGATCCATGATAGCCTCCATATACGCTGGGAAGGTCCTCATCGACCTTGGTATCGTTCCCGAATATAACTTCGGTCTTGCGCTCGTCGCCGACGAGGAGGCGGGAAGCAGGTACGGGATCCAGTATCTAATAGAAAAGGGGTTGTTCAGATCAGAAGACATGTTCCTGGTTCCGGATGCAGGAAACGAAAAGGGGAACTTCATAGAGATCGCCGAGAAGAGCATTCTATGGTTCAAAGTGACGGTGAATGGAAAGCAAGGGCATGCTTCAAGGCCGAGGACAACGGAGAACGCACTCAGAAAAGGAGCACAGCTCATAACGGAGATAGATGAAACGCTTCACAGGAAATACCCCGATAGAGACGAACTCTTCGATGAACCACTCAGCACGTTCGAGCCCACTCGCACTGAAAAAACTGTGGACAACGTGAACACTGTTCCCGGCAGATTCGTCTTTTACTTCGACTGTAGAGTTCTGCCTCGCTACGATCTCGACGAAATACTATCCACCGTCGAGTCGATTCTCGATGGAAGAGGCGCTGAGCTGGAGGTTGTTGTAAAACAGCCTGCACCCGAGCCAACTCCGCCTGATTCAGAACTCGTGGCAAAACTTTCCAGTGCTTTGGGAAGTCTAAGAGGCCTGGAAGCGAAGGTGGGAGGAATAGGTGGGGGCACCTGCGCCGCGTTCTTCAGAAAGAAAGGTTGGCCCGCTGTCGTCTGGAGCACGATAGATGGGACTGCTCATCAACCCAACGAATACCGAAGGATCTCGCACATGGTAGAAGACGCAAAGGTGTTCGCATTGCTCGGAATTGAGAGGTGA
- a CDS encoding sensor histidine kinase encodes MLRTIADHLVDVAQNSVKAGAKNIKIEIEETDEWFCFIVEDDGPGIEDPERVFDPFFTTRDPRLRKVGLGLPFLKQATEQTGGFVKLHTERGKGTRVEARFNLKSVDCQPVGDVAGALASLVLSGPGVNWYIIRKKNGNGYEIDTIKLKEKGLWDPENPGFAAFLFETLEDLEKELKGGENNE; translated from the coding sequence TTGCTCAGAACGATCGCTGATCACCTCGTGGATGTCGCCCAAAATTCCGTGAAGGCAGGAGCGAAAAACATAAAAATAGAAATTGAAGAGACCGATGAGTGGTTCTGTTTCATTGTGGAAGACGACGGACCTGGTATAGAGGATCCAGAAAGGGTGTTCGATCCCTTTTTCACCACAAGGGATCCCAGGCTGAGAAAAGTGGGACTCGGTCTTCCGTTTTTGAAACAGGCCACGGAACAGACAGGTGGATTCGTTAAATTGCACACAGAAAGAGGAAAGGGAACAAGGGTGGAAGCGCGATTCAACCTGAAGAGTGTGGATTGCCAGCCGGTTGGGGACGTAGCCGGTGCACTCGCGAGTCTCGTTCTTTCAGGCCCCGGTGTGAACTGGTACATCATCAGAAAGAAGAATGGAAACGGTTACGAGATAGATACCATCAAATTGAAGGAGAAAGGGCTCTGGGACCCAGAGAATCCTGGTTTTGCGGCTTTTCTTTTCGAAACTCTGGAAGACCTCGAGAAAGAGCTGAAAGGAGGTGAAAACAATGAGTGA
- a CDS encoding DUF996 domain-containing protein, producing MNLSTAKTLAGVGMIFKLFGAVPVVGWIFSLVGLILFLIGIYNISQQVGERRIFNYLLIPAVLLLIVSVIFSVSLVASLFAGGLFAGGVT from the coding sequence ATGAATCTTTCCACTGCGAAAACGTTAGCGGGGGTAGGGATGATATTCAAACTGTTCGGTGCGGTGCCAGTGGTAGGGTGGATCTTTTCTCTTGTGGGGCTCATACTGTTTCTCATCGGCATATACAACATTTCACAGCAAGTGGGGGAAAGAAGAATCTTCAACTACCTCTTGATACCCGCTGTTTTGCTGTTGATCGTTTCTGTGATCTTCTCTGTTTCACTCGTTGCTTCACTCTTCGCGGGCGGTCTGTTCGCTGGTGGTGTGACTTAG
- a CDS encoding DUF192 domain-containing protein produces MKFQKFLLPILITIGTVVVVVASGQSDRVKFPKGKIVITDGEKSLKLDVEIANTPTLRSIGLMYRKSIPDDFGMLFVFEKDTRSGFWMKNTYVPLEIAFIDRSGVIFSIQEMEPCREEPCKIYYAPGPFRYALEVKKGFFERHGFGVRSRVLIEK; encoded by the coding sequence TTGAAATTTCAAAAGTTTCTTCTGCCGATTCTGATTACAATCGGGACAGTTGTTGTGGTCGTTGCATCTGGACAGAGCGACAGGGTGAAGTTCCCAAAAGGAAAGATAGTGATTACCGATGGAGAAAAATCACTCAAACTGGATGTGGAGATAGCGAACACCCCCACCCTGCGTTCCATTGGTTTGATGTACAGAAAGAGCATCCCGGACGATTTCGGGATGCTCTTTGTTTTTGAAAAGGACACTCGCTCGGGTTTCTGGATGAAGAACACGTACGTTCCCCTCGAGATCGCTTTCATAGATAGAAGCGGTGTCATATTCTCCATTCAGGAGATGGAGCCGTGCAGAGAAGAACCCTGCAAGATCTACTACGCGCCAGGTCCTTTCAGATACGCTCTCGAGGTGAAGAAAGGCTTCTTCGAAAGGCACGGATTCGGTGTGAGGAGCAGGGTTTTAATAGAGAAATGA
- a CDS encoding FlhB-like flagellar biosynthesis protein: MHTDEIKKAVALKYDPSRTSAPEVVAKGVGEVAERIIEVAKRYGIPIEERPDIIDDLLRLDLFSEIPEEMYLVIAEIYAFLKRYDK; the protein is encoded by the coding sequence ATGCATACGGATGAGATAAAAAAAGCAGTGGCTTTGAAATACGATCCCTCCAGAACGAGTGCACCTGAGGTTGTGGCAAAGGGTGTGGGTGAAGTTGCAGAAAGGATAATCGAGGTGGCCAAAAGGTATGGCATACCAATAGAAGAAAGGCCGGATATCATAGACGATCTTTTGAGACTTGATCTTTTCTCAGAGATTCCTGAAGAGATGTACCTTGTAATCGCTGAGATATACGCCTTTCTGAAAAGATACGACAAATGA
- the ecfA1 gene encoding energy-coupling factor ABC transporter ATP-binding protein EcfA1 — translation MKITLNNVSFRYNGNYVLKDVNAEFETGKIYVVVGRNGSGKTTLLKILAGLLEAEGEILLDGSPADLFLLRKNVGYVFQNPSSQIIGATVEEDVAFSLEILGLDESEMRKRIKKVLELVGLSGLEKEDPLNLSGGQKQRLAIASMLARDTHFLALDEPVSMLDPPSQREIFQVLESLKNEGKGIILVTHELEYLDDIDFILHISNGTIDFCGSWKEFMEREFDDVEIPFKWKLWKKCGKINLWEDRYENSGNQ, via the coding sequence ATGAAGATAACGCTGAATAACGTTTCTTTCAGATACAACGGAAACTACGTTTTGAAGGACGTGAACGCCGAGTTCGAAACGGGAAAGATCTACGTTGTGGTGGGGAGAAACGGCTCCGGGAAGACCACCCTTTTGAAGATCCTCGCGGGACTCCTGGAAGCTGAAGGAGAGATCCTGCTGGATGGTTCACCGGCGGATCTGTTCCTTTTGAGAAAGAATGTGGGTTACGTTTTCCAGAATCCGTCTTCGCAGATCATAGGTGCCACCGTGGAAGAGGATGTGGCCTTTTCGCTGGAAATATTGGGACTCGACGAGAGCGAAATGAGAAAAAGAATAAAGAAGGTCTTAGAACTGGTGGGACTCTCCGGTCTCGAAAAGGAAGACCCGCTGAACCTTTCAGGAGGTCAGAAACAGAGACTCGCGATTGCCTCGATGCTTGCTCGTGACACACATTTCCTCGCTTTAGATGAACCGGTTTCCATGCTGGATCCTCCTTCTCAGAGGGAAATATTTCAGGTGCTGGAGAGTCTCAAGAATGAAGGAAAGGGAATAATACTGGTAACACACGAACTGGAGTATCTGGATGATATAGACTTCATACTCCACATCTCGAATGGTACAATCGATTTCTGTGGAAGTTGGAAGGAATTCATGGAAAGGGAGTTCGACGATGTGGAAATTCCTTTTAAGTGGAAACTCTGGAAGAAATGTGGGAAGATAAATCTGTGGGAGGATCGATATGAGAATTCTGGTAACCAATGA
- a CDS encoding class I SAM-dependent methyltransferase: MSEKFEHYYTVEPTSKLKVRNAKLVLKNGHEYIFKTPSGVYSYGKIDKATQVLLENLKVHGKKVLDLGCGYGVVGIVLKKEYPDLEVYMSDINKRAVEFAKINAKDHNVEVDIRWGNLYEPWEGMKFDMIVCNPPVVAGKKVWMEIVRKAPEFLEEGGSLQVVAYHNKGGRRIRDFMEEIFGNVEELCKTGGIRVYRSVKGLKEDEDNAE; the protein is encoded by the coding sequence ATGAGTGAAAAATTCGAACACTACTACACGGTGGAACCCACATCGAAGCTGAAGGTCAGAAATGCGAAACTCGTCCTGAAGAACGGTCATGAATACATCTTCAAAACACCTTCCGGTGTGTATTCTTACGGAAAAATAGACAAAGCCACACAGGTGCTCCTTGAAAACCTGAAAGTCCACGGAAAGAAAGTGCTCGATCTTGGGTGTGGATACGGTGTGGTAGGAATCGTTTTAAAAAAGGAATATCCAGATCTTGAAGTTTATATGAGCGACATAAACAAGCGCGCGGTGGAATTCGCCAAGATAAACGCGAAGGATCACAACGTTGAGGTCGACATAAGGTGGGGAAATCTTTATGAGCCATGGGAAGGTATGAAGTTCGATATGATCGTGTGCAATCCTCCAGTCGTTGCAGGAAAGAAAGTCTGGATGGAGATAGTGAGAAAGGCTCCCGAGTTTCTTGAAGAAGGTGGCAGCCTTCAGGTCGTCGCTTACCACAACAAAGGGGGCAGAAGGATCAGAGATTTCATGGAGGAGATTTTCGGGAACGTGGAGGAACTCTGCAAGACCGGTGGAATAAGAGTGTACAGATCCGTGAAGGGATTGAAAGAGGATGAAGATAACGCTGAATAA